The Cylindrospermum stagnale PCC 7417 genome segment TACTAACAAAGTCGATATTTTTGTCTCTATTCATTTCAATGCCTTCAATGGACAAGCTAATGGCACAGAAGTATTTGCCACTAGCGATACAGGTAATAAAATCGCTAAACCGGTATTAGATGAAATTGTCAAATTAGGCTTTTTTAATCGTGGTGTCAAGAATGGTTCTCAATTGTTTGTACTGAGAAATACAGATATGCCTGCGATTCTCGTGGAATGTTGCTTTATCGATTCGGCAAAAGATATGCGACTATATGACGGCGAAGCAATGGCTAATGCGATCGTTAAAGGACTAACGGGTAAAGTGCCAACTGCTCCTGTAAGCACCGTACCAGATGAATCGCAGAATGCAGATACCAGTATTGTTCGGTTGCAAAAAGCCTTAAATCGACTGAAAATAACCGATAAAAATGGCAAAGTCTTGGCAGAAGATAACGCCATTGGCCCAGCAACAACCTCTGCAATATTAAACTTTCAGAAAATTGTGGGGGTTCTGCCAACTGGAATCGCCGGAAAAACTACATGGGATGTAATAAATCTGATTTTAGCAAAACGAGTCATCCGAGCAAATGCTGGTGGGCCGGTTGTCAGATACTTGCAATATCGTGTGGGTGTTGACCCTGATGGTGTCTACGGGCCACAGACAGAGGCAGCAATTAAGAAATTTCAAAAGCAAAATAGTTTAACTGCCGATGGGATTGTCGGGCCAGCATCCTGGCTAAAATTAATCGGTTAGTTTGACTAACCACGAGTTCGTTCTAAGAGCAGCATCATTAACAAACTTAACAAAACCTGCTGCTCTTCGAGATCGCTAAGTTGATCGACGGCTTTGACGGTAAATCTTCTGGAGAAAAAAGAGGCTTGTTTCTCCAAACGCATCACCACCGTGCCATCATCCCGGCTCACTAGGTAAACTGGATTGAACACATAACCTGTAAAAATGCCCACAACTGGGATTTCTGCAAAGAGAGCATCGGCAACTTTTACCCAGGGATTTTTCTCCTGGATGTTCAAAATTGCTGTGTCACCATCAAATATGTCATAGCGGGCACGCCAAAGAGATTTCAACCCCCGTCGTTTCACTGAACCTATATAAGCGCCGTTGCTGTCGGTGAAGTCATAGCGGGCCGAGAAATCAATAATTCGATCAGCGTTGATGTAGTATTGGGGGCGGGTTTGCTCACTATCAGCAAAGATCGTGATTGCTTCCTTGAACTTGAAGAGTTTCTGTTTGACGTAGAAAACCAAATTGCTTTGACTGTCAACAACGGATATTTGGGGCGCAAATGCCCAGAGCTTGAAAGTGAATTCGAGCGGATACTGCATAGGTTTACGGAAAGACTCCCCATTTCTCACCCTATTTATCCCATTTTTGTGAGCTAAATAACATTTAGGGAATCGGGATTGGGGATTTGGGAAGAGGAACTAAAAAAATTTGGTCAGCGAGTGCATAAACAAAAGCAGGTCAACCTATTGAGTCAGTGAAGGGGTTGGAACCCAAAGATAAACACTCTTTTCTGAAATTTTAGGAGAAAGACCATGAAATTCCGTAACTTAACTAATTCTTTGCTAACAGTTACCGCACTTCTGGCTACTACATTACCTGCTTTCGCCGGGCCCTTTGACCTCAAGCCTGGTATTTTCACCCCTGTCACCCCTGGTGCAGCCGTGGGTAATGGAACTCCTAGCACGCCTAGCAATCCAAATGGGAATACTGAAGTCCAAGGATTAGGTGATCATCAATCTTGGGTTGACCCGAAAACTTTAGCAAATGACCCCCGGGCCTTATGTAGCGATGTGGGTTTGGGTAGTAACACCCGCAACAGTGCTAACAAACTTGCTCTTGCCACTTCTACCAGTACTCGTTCTAGTTCTGCCAATAGCCACAATAATGGCGGTGGCGGTGGTGTAAGCTTTTTAGGTATTGGTGTTAGCGGTAGTGGTTCCAGTCAAGGTAGTAAAAATAATAGCGAATCTAGCGATCGCCGCAACAACCGCACAGAAGAAAACAGCAGCGCTTCCTCAACAGTAGTTAAAGGCAGGAATTGCGATGCTTTCGTTAATTCCGCCGCCGCCAGAGACATGAACTACGAAGACAACCTCACTCGCCGCTATGAAATCAAAACTGGTCGTCAGGGACAGCAAGTGAATCAACTGCTAGAGAATAAATAATTATTGGTTAATTTTGGATTTTGAAGCTGCCAGGGTTTGCTATAGGTCTGCGCCCTGGCTATTGCTTTATTAGAGGAAAGGAGCAACCACGAATGAGAAACCTCAGAGGAGGGGGAATTATTGCCCTCACGACAATTTTGTGTCTGTCCATCACATCTTTAGCGATCGCTCAAACGCCAGCTCGAAAAACTCGTAATTCCCCAATTTTGCCATATCTGCTAGATAATCCTCACGATAACTCAACAGTGCGGGTGCGTTGTCTGCCTAGAGATAGACAGGAAACAGACAGGCAGCGACGTATTATCAGAGATAGCCTGCTGCAACCAACGCCAAGCTATCCGCCAAACACTGTCACTATTGAAATAGAAGGAAGTTGTCGCAATGTTAGAGTTCGGGTTCAAGGTGACTCAGACTTTTTGGACTCTCCAATCTATCAACCCTCTGAATTTGACGACGACTGGCTCAACCGTCAAGGTTCGGGATGGTATTGGCACAGAAATGGCCGCTAAAATTTTCTTTGCTTGTTTTCTACAACCAAACTGCATAAACCAAAAACGACAAACCTATTGATTGTTAACCGAGGGATTCAAACCTCGAAAACGCAATCACATCAAAGGAATAAGCAGTTATGAAAACGCAAATGTTGTTGAGCCTTGCCTGTTCTCTGTCTTTGTTGGGTAACGTTACACTACCCACTTTTGCCCAATCAGTTCCAACCCAGCCCTCAGAAGTCAGTCAAGAAATTACCATCCCTCAAGATACAGCGGTTATCGTCTCATTTCCAGCACCTGTTACCGTAGATGTCGGGCAAAAAAAAGACTATCCCCTGACAGTACCTTTAGCAAGTGCAATTAAAGA includes the following:
- a CDS encoding N-acetylmuramoyl-L-alanine amidase, with translation MKFGIDIGHNCPPDTGANGIKFEDNLVVEVGNKVTAKLRNLGNEVILCKPDKAASVRDSLARRCAKANTNKVDIFVSIHFNAFNGQANGTEVFATSDTGNKIAKPVLDEIVKLGFFNRGVKNGSQLFVLRNTDMPAILVECCFIDSAKDMRLYDGEAMANAIVKGLTGKVPTAPVSTVPDESQNADTSIVRLQKALNRLKITDKNGKVLAEDNAIGPATTSAILNFQKIVGVLPTGIAGKTTWDVINLILAKRVIRANAGGPVVRYLQYRVGVDPDGVYGPQTEAAIKKFQKQNSLTADGIVGPASWLKLIG